The window GCCCCAGCGGGACGATCCCGCTCGGGTTCAGGTTCTTGTGCACCACGTAGTAGTGCTCCTTGATCTGCGGGAAGTCGATGGTGTCGCCGAACCCGGGCGTCTGGAACAGGTCGCGCGTGTAGGCCCAGAGCACCGGCAGTTCGGTGAGCTTCTGCCGGTTGCACTTGAAGTGGCCGTGGTAGACCGCGTCGAACCGGACGAGGGTGGTGAACAGCCGGACGTCGGCCTCGGTGATCGTGTCGCCGACCAGGTAGCGCTGGTTCGCGAGCCGTTCGGACAGCCAGTCCAGCCGCGTGAACAGCTTGCGGTAGGAGTGCTCGTACGCTTCCTGGGAGCGGGCGAACCCGCACTGGTAGACCGCGTTGTTGACGTCGGTGAACACCTTCTGCGCGACGTCGTCGATCTCGTCGCGCAGCTTCTCCGGGTACAGCTCGGGCGCGCCGTCGCGGTGGTACGCGGTCCACTCGGTGGACATGTCGAGCGTCATCTGCGCGAAGTCGTTGGTGACGACCTGGCCGCTCGGGACGTCGACGAACGCCGGCACGGTGATGCCGCGCGGGTACTCCGGGTCGCGCTTGAAGAACGCCTCCTGCAGCCGCTCGATGCCGAGCACCGGATCGCGACCGCCCGGATCCAGGTCGAAGCTCCAGCTCCGCTCGTCGTGCACCGGCCCGGCGATGCCCATCGACAGCACCGGTTCGAGGCCGAGCAGGCGTCGCACGATCACCGCGCGGTTGGCCCACGGGCACGCCCGCGCGACGACCAGGCGGTAGCGCCCGGGCTCGACCGGCCAGCCGTCGCGGCCGTCGGCGGTGATGCGGTCGGGAAGGTAGTTCAGGTCGCGCTTGTACTCGCCCTGGTCGGTCATCGGCGTCCTCAGCAGTCGTCGGTCGGGGGAGTGGCGTCCAGCGCCGCGGCCAGCCGGGCCAGCACCGGCCCGGCCGTGCGGATGTCTTCGGTGCTCAGGTGATCGAACACCCAGGCCCGCGCGCGGGCGAGGTGGCCCGGGTAGGCCGCCTCCAGTCTGGCCAATCCGGCGCCGGTCAGCACGGCGTTGGACGCGCGGCCGTCCTCTTTGCAGCGCCGCTTCTCGACCAGCCCGCGGCGGGTGAGGTCGTCGACGACCCGGCTGATCCGGCTCAGCGAAAGCCCGGTGGTCGCGGCCAGTGCCGAGATGCGGAGCAGGTGGTCCGGCGCTTCGGAGAGCGCGACGAGCACACCGTAGTCGCTGACGGTGAGCCCGGTCTCGGGCAGGAACTGGTCCTCGAGCGCCCGCGGCAGCGCGGTCGTGATGCGCATCAAGGACCGCCAGAACGGCGCTTCGTCGGGATCGAGCGCGGACAGTTCACCCATACGGCGAGTGTATGCGAAAGCTTGCTTGCGCAACCAGCCAAAGTGAGTACAGTGTCGTTGAACCCTCAATCACCTGGGGGTCGCCCCGACGAGGAGAGAAGACGAGCATGACCAGCGCGACCACCTACCCCCAGCTGACCGGTGAGTACACCCTGGACGCCGCCCACTCGCGGATCGGGTTCGTCGCCCGGCACGCCATGGTGACCAAGGTCCGCGGCAGCTTCAACGAGTTCACCGGCGCCGCGACGATCGACGGGGACACCCCGGAGAAGTCGTCGGTCCAGGTCACGATCCAGGCCCACAGCATCGACACCCGCAACGCCGACCGCGACGGTCACCTGAAGAGCAACGACTTCCTGTCGATGGACGAGTACCCGCAGATCACCTTCACCTCCACCGAGATCAAGCAGACCGGCGAGACCTCCTTCGACGTGACCGGCGACCTGACGATCAAGGACGTCACCCGGTCGGTCACGATCCCGTTCGAGTTCGAGGGCTCCGCCAAGGACCCGTTCGGCAACGACCGGATCGGCTTCGAGGGCTCCACCACGATCAGCCGCAAGGACTACGGCATCACCTGGAACGCCACCCTCGAGACCGGCGGTGTCCTGGTGAGCGACAAGGTCACCCTCGAGTTCGAGATCTCCGCGATCAAGAACGCCTGACTTCGGGAGCGGGAGCCGGCCTCAGCGCCGGTTCCCGCTCGCCCGCAGGTTCGCGATCCCGACGTCGAGCGCCGCTTCCAGGTGCTCGATGCCGCCGGTCGACAGCATCACCACCACGCCGCCCTGGATCCCAGCCAGCAGGGCGGCCGCCGTGCGCCCGGCGTCGACGTCCGTGCTCACCTGGCCGGCGTCCTGCAGGTGGCGGATGCCCGCCTCGATCTCGTCCTGCCAGCGTCGCAGCAGCTCGCTCACCACGGCCTGCGCCCCCGGCGTCGCGCGGCCGAGCTGGGAGATCAGCACGTTGAGCGGGCAGTGCTGCCCCCGGCTGTCGTAGTGCGAGACGACGGTGTCGCGCCAGCGCTTCCACGCCGCCCACGACGTCAGCCGGCCCAGCTGCGGCTGCTGGACGGCCAGGACCTGGTCGGCTTCGTGGCGCGCCACCGCGAGCAGCAGCTCTTCCTTGCCGTCCGGGAAGTAGTGGAAGAGCTGGCTCTTGCTGGTGCCCGTGCGCGCCCGCACGTCGTCGAGCGTCGTGACGGCGACACCGCGCTCGCGGATCTCCGCCGCGGCGCCCTCGATGATCCGCTGCCGCGTCGCGACGCCCTTCGGGGTCAGCTTTGGACTCACCGGTCCAGTTTAATCAGGTCTCGTCGTGCGCGCTCCGGCGGGACGATCCCGGCCTGTCCCCGCCGCGAGCGCGCCGAGGGTGAGAAGGCCGATGAGCACGTACAGGTAGTTGCCGAACAGCGTGGCCAGCTCGCCAGGGTGCGGCACCCTGAGCGTTTGCAGGACGATCCAGCACGACGACGCCAGGAACGCCAGCCACACCAGGACGACGCCGGCCTTCTCGGCGGGCAGGTGGCCGCGCCAGGCCCGGACGGCCCAGATCACCAGCAGGGGGACGCACCACACCCAGTGGAAGATCCACGAGACCGGTGAGATCAGCAGCCCGGTGATGGCACCCGCCAGGATGCCGGCCAAGTCGTGCCCGCGGCGGCTCGCCCGGACCGCGACCGCGAGCCCGGCCACGCCGACCAGTGCCGCGAGCACCAGCCAGATCGCGCCGGCGTGCGGGACCTCCAGCTGGTCGAGCACGCCGCGAATCGAGGCGTTCAGGGTGCGGGCCACCTTGTCGTCGGGGATCTGCGTCACCCGCTTGAAGTCCCACAGCTCGGTGAACCAGTATTCGACGGAATCCCGGGGCAGCAGCACGAAACAGGCCAGGATGGTGGCGGCGAAGGTCAGCGCCGCGGTACCGGCCGCGCGCCGGCCGCGGGTGAACAGCAGGTAGGGGAGGAAGATGAGCGGGGTCAGCTTGATGCCCGCCGCGATGCCCACCCCGACCCCGCGAAACCGGCCGCGTGCGCCGACCAGGTCGGCGATCACCAGCAGGAGCAGGATCAGGTTGACCTGGCCGATCCACAGGTTGAACGTGACCGGAGCCAGCGGCAGCGTGGCCAGGCTGGCGACCGCCGTCCACCGGACGCGTGCCGCCGGATCGGTGACGCCGAGCGGCCGGAGCAGTGACCAGATCACCGCCTCCATCGCGAGCACCGAGATCAGCGTCCAGACGGCCGCCGCGATCGCGGCCGGCAGCACGGCCAGCGGGCTGAACAGCACGGCGGCGATCGGCGGGTAGGTGAACGGGAGCTTCAACGGCGAGGTGAAGCCGTACAGCGGGGCACCGTCGAGGACGGTGGCTCCCGCGCCCCGGTAGACGTCGAAGTCGACGCCGAGAAACGCGCGTGGGTAGCGGAGGAGGACGGCGCCCGCCGCGCCGACGGCCAGCAGAGCCAGCAGGCCGTGCCACCCGGTGATGTTCCCGGCGAGCCGGTGCCATCGGGTCGTGTCGTCGCGCCGGGCATCCACGTCCACCATGTCGTGGCCCCTTCCATCCCTGTCGATCGAATGAGCCCGTCCGAACAGGCTAGGGAGGAATGGTCGCCGGCGGTTCTTCTGTCGTGCTGTCCCCTCCGACGGCGGACGAACGTGCCCTCGTCACTCGCGACCGGTGATCGGCACCTCCGCACCGTCGCGCAGGAACACGGGAATCCGCTCCGCGGGCGCCTCGGCCTCGACCGTGACGCCGCCGTCGTGGCGGGCGCCGGTCACCGCGTCCGTCCACGACGCACCCGCGGGCAGGTACACGCGCCGCGCGGTGAGCCCCGGCGCGAGGACCGGCGCGACCAGCACGTCCGGCCCGAGCAGGAACTGGTCGGAGACGTCCCACGCCGAAGCGTCCGCGGGGAAGTCGACGAACAGCGGGCGCATCGGGGGCACGCCCTGCTCGTGCGCCACCCGCATCTGGGCCATCAGGTACGGCCGCAGCCGCTCCCGCAGCCGCAGCGATTCGGTGATCGCCGGCAACGCCTCCGGACCGAAGGACCAGACCTCGTTCGGACCGCCGGTCATCGACGGCCCGAACGGCGGCCGCGGGTCGCGGAAACCGTGCAGGCGGAACAGCGGGCAGAACACCCCGTACTGGAACCACCGCACCATCAGCTCGCGATACTCGGGCGACGCCGGGTCGCCGCCGTGGAAGCCGCCGATGTCCGTGGTCCACCACGGGATCCCGGCCAGCGCCACGTTGAGCCCGGCGCGGACCTGCGTCCGCAGTGACGCCCAGGTCGCCGGGATGTCGCCCGACCACAGCGCCGCCCCGAACCGCTGGCTGCCCGCCCACGCCGAGCGGCTGAGCAGCACCACCTCGTCGTCGCCTTCGGCGCGGATGCCGTCGTGGAAGGCCTGCGCGTTCGCCTGCGGGTAGAGGTTGACCACCTCCGAGCCGGGCCCGGCGTGGAAGCCGAGGTTGTGCGGGTGGCCGGGCTGGATCTCCGGCTCGTCGCCGTCGAGCCACCACGCGCGCACGCCCAGGTCGTAGTAGTTCTCCTTGACCTTGCTCCAGACGAACTGCCGGGCCACCGGGTTGGTCGCGTCGTAGAACGCCACCGGCATCTCGACGTCGAACCCCTTGTCCTTCCACGGCGCGTGCGCCGGGACCCCGTTCTCGGCGGCGACCAGCAGCCCCTTCTCGTGCATCTCGCGGTGGTTCGACGACAGCGGGCTCACCGACGGCCACACCGACACCATCAGCTTGACGCCGAGTTCGTCCAGCTCCCGCACCATCGCGGCGGGGTCCGGCCACTCGGCGGGGTCGAACCGCCAGTCGCCGAGGTGCGTCCAGTGGAAGAAGTCCGCCACGATCACCGACAGCGGCAACCCGCGCGCGTGGTACTCCCGCGCGACCTCCAGAAGCTCGTCCTGCGTCCGGTAGCGCAGCTTCGACTGCCAGAACCCGGCCGCCCACTCCGGCAGCATCGGCGGGTACCCGGTCGCGTCGGCGTAGTGGCCGAGGATCTCCCGCGGGCCGTCGCCGGTGGTGACCCAGTAGTCGAGCTGACGCGCGTCGTCGGCGACCCAGCGGGTGCCGTTGGCGGCCAGTTCGACGCGGCCGACCGCCGGGTTGTTCCAGAGGAACCCGTAGCCGCGGCTGGACAGCAGGAACGGCACCGACACCTCGGCGTTGCGCTGCACCAGGTCGAGCACGAGGCCCTTCTGGTCGAGCCGGCCGTGCGTGTGCTGGCCGAGGCCGTAGAGCCGCTCGTCGTCGTAGGCGGTGAACCGCTGTTCGAGGCGGCCGTACCCGTTGCGCGACGGCATGAACAGCCGCGCGCCGGGCCACCAGAAGTGCGCGCGCTGCTCGGCCAGCAGCTCCTCGCCGGTATCCGACCGGACGAACCGCAGCTGCGCGTCGATCCCGGTGTCGGTGTCGGCGATCTCCACGATCGCGGTGAGCGCGCCGTTGACCAGAAGGCCGGTGCGCCCGTCGACCGAGGCGGTGGCGGTCGACGGCTTCGCGGGCAGCAGCGCCCC of the Amycolatopsis sp. NBC_01488 genome contains:
- a CDS encoding MarR family winged helix-turn-helix transcriptional regulator; translated protein: MGELSALDPDEAPFWRSLMRITTALPRALEDQFLPETGLTVSDYGVLVALSEAPDHLLRISALAATTGLSLSRISRVVDDLTRRGLVEKRRCKEDGRASNAVLTGAGLARLEAAYPGHLARARAWVFDHLSTEDIRTAGPVLARLAAALDATPPTDDC
- a CDS encoding glycosyltransferase 87 family protein; the protein is MVDVDARRDDTTRWHRLAGNITGWHGLLALLAVGAAGAVLLRYPRAFLGVDFDVYRGAGATVLDGAPLYGFTSPLKLPFTYPPIAAVLFSPLAVLPAAIAAAVWTLISVLAMEAVIWSLLRPLGVTDPAARVRWTAVASLATLPLAPVTFNLWIGQVNLILLLLVIADLVGARGRFRGVGVGIAAGIKLTPLIFLPYLLFTRGRRAAGTAALTFAATILACFVLLPRDSVEYWFTELWDFKRVTQIPDDKVARTLNASIRGVLDQLEVPHAGAIWLVLAALVGVAGLAVAVRASRRGHDLAGILAGAITGLLISPVSWIFHWVWCVPLLVIWAVRAWRGHLPAEKAGVVLVWLAFLASSCWIVLQTLRVPHPGELATLFGNYLYVLIGLLTLGALAAGTGRDRPAGARTTRPD
- a CDS encoding glutathione S-transferase family protein, encoding MTDQGEYKRDLNYLPDRITADGRDGWPVEPGRYRLVVARACPWANRAVIVRRLLGLEPVLSMGIAGPVHDERSWSFDLDPGGRDPVLGIERLQEAFFKRDPEYPRGITVPAFVDVPSGQVVTNDFAQMTLDMSTEWTAYHRDGAPELYPEKLRDEIDDVAQKVFTDVNNAVYQCGFARSQEAYEHSYRKLFTRLDWLSERLANQRYLVGDTITEADVRLFTTLVRFDAVYHGHFKCNRQKLTELPVLWAYTRDLFQTPGFGDTIDFPQIKEHYYVVHKNLNPSGIVPLGPDVSGWPTPHHREELGGRPFGDGTPPGPPPEAERVPAL
- a CDS encoding glycoside hydrolase family 31 protein gives rise to the protein MITSEDGRSLEVTVRHEVLRVEPWGDGSVRVRAGRHRILDDVPGALLPAKPSTATASVDGRTGLLVNGALTAIVEIADTDTGIDAQLRFVRSDTGEELLAEQRAHFWWPGARLFMPSRNGYGRLEQRFTAYDDERLYGLGQHTHGRLDQKGLVLDLVQRNAEVSVPFLLSSRGYGFLWNNPAVGRVELAANGTRWVADDARQLDYWVTTGDGPREILGHYADATGYPPMLPEWAAGFWQSKLRYRTQDELLEVAREYHARGLPLSVIVADFFHWTHLGDWRFDPAEWPDPAAMVRELDELGVKLMVSVWPSVSPLSSNHREMHEKGLLVAAENGVPAHAPWKDKGFDVEMPVAFYDATNPVARQFVWSKVKENYYDLGVRAWWLDGDEPEIQPGHPHNLGFHAGPGSEVVNLYPQANAQAFHDGIRAEGDDEVVLLSRSAWAGSQRFGAALWSGDIPATWASLRTQVRAGLNVALAGIPWWTTDIGGFHGGDPASPEYRELMVRWFQYGVFCPLFRLHGFRDPRPPFGPSMTGGPNEVWSFGPEALPAITESLRLRERLRPYLMAQMRVAHEQGVPPMRPLFVDFPADASAWDVSDQFLLGPDVLVAPVLAPGLTARRVYLPAGASWTDAVTGARHDGGVTVEAEAPAERIPVFLRDGAEVPITGRE
- a CDS encoding YceI family protein, coding for MTSATTYPQLTGEYTLDAAHSRIGFVARHAMVTKVRGSFNEFTGAATIDGDTPEKSSVQVTIQAHSIDTRNADRDGHLKSNDFLSMDEYPQITFTSTEIKQTGETSFDVTGDLTIKDVTRSVTIPFEFEGSAKDPFGNDRIGFEGSTTISRKDYGITWNATLETGGVLVSDKVTLEFEISAIKNA
- a CDS encoding TetR/AcrR family transcriptional regulator — protein: MSPKLTPKGVATRQRIIEGAAAEIRERGVAVTTLDDVRARTGTSKSQLFHYFPDGKEELLLAVARHEADQVLAVQQPQLGRLTSWAAWKRWRDTVVSHYDSRGQHCPLNVLISQLGRATPGAQAVVSELLRRWQDEIEAGIRHLQDAGQVSTDVDAGRTAAALLAGIQGGVVVMLSTGGIEHLEAALDVGIANLRASGNRR